The sequence AGCGCACCATGCCGCGGATCCGCTCCACGAAGGAGACCACCACCTCGACGCCGTAGAGGTCGAGGTCGTCGCGGTCCAGGACGTAGGCCTCGACGCTGCGGGCCCGCTCGCCGGCGAAGGTGGGATTGGTGCCCACGCTGATCGCGGCGGGCAGCTCCTCCCCGCCGTCCGCGCGGCGCAACCAGCCGGCGTACACGCCGTCGGCGGGGACCGCGACGCCCGGCGACACCGGGACGTTGGCGGTGGGGTAGCCCAGGTCGCGGCCGCGCTGGTCGCCACGGACGACCACGCCGGTGACCGCGAACGGGCGCCCGAGCGCCTCGGCGGCGCCGGAGACGTCGCCCTCGGCGAGGCAGGTCCGGACGTAGGTCGAGGACCACACCTGCGGCCCGCCGTCGAGCGCGACGGCGTCGACGGCGAAGTCGTGTTCCTCGCCCGCCTCCGCCAGCGTGGCGGCGTCACCGGCGGCACGATGACCGAAGCGGAAGTTGGCGCCGACGACGACCGCGCGCGCGTGCAGCGCGCCGACGAGGATCCGCTCGATGAACTCCTGCGGCGACCACGCGGCGATCTCGCGCGAGAACGGGATGACGAGCACGTCGTCGACCCCGGCCCCGGCCAGGAGCCGCGCACGCTCGGTGATCGTGGTCAGCATCGACGGCGCGTGGTCGGGACGCAGCACCGCGATCGGGTGCGGGTCGAAGGTCACCGCGACGACGGTGTCCACGCCGACCCGGTGCGCCGCCTCGCGAGCGCGCCCGACGACGTGCCGGTGGCCACGGTGGAGGCCGTCGAAATTGCCGATGGTGACCACGGTGCGGCCGAGGTCCGCGGGCACCTCGGCCAGATCGCGCCAGACTCGCACGTCGGTCACTCTCCCACACTCCGGTCCGGCACCCGCACGGGGCGAGCGCTCACGAGGCGAAGACCGCGACGGCGCGCGCCCGGCCACCGTCGGGCCGGTAGAGCGCGAGGAACTCACCGTCGGGCGCGAACAGCGCCGACAGCTCGGGCAGGTCGAGGTCGAGCTTGCGGCCGAACCGCACGTCGGTCGCCTGCGCGACGTCGAGGTCGACCGCCGGGAACGCCGTCCGTGCCGCCGTGGCGATCGGGGTCACCACCGGCTCCTCGAGGTCGCTGGCGGCCGCGAGCGTGAACGGCCCGACCGTCGTACGCCGCAGCGCCGTCAGGTGCCCGCCGACGCCGAGCGCGGCGCCGAGGTCGCGGGCGATCGCGCGGACGTAGGTGCCGCTGGAGCAGCGCAGCGAGATCTCGACGTCGACGACCTCACCCGGCGGCGTCACCGACGCCACCGTGAGCTCGTGGACGGTCACCGGACGCGCGTCGAGGGTGACGTCCTCGCCCGCGCGGACCCGGTCGTAGGCCCGACGGCCGTCGACCTTGATCGCGGAGACCGCGGACGGCACCTGGTCGAGGTCGCCGACGAAGTCCGCCAGCACCGCGCGGACCCGCTCGTCGGTGACCGCCTCGGCGGAGGTGGCGGTGACCACGTCACCCTCGGCGTCGTCGGTGGTGGTGCGCGCCCCCAGGCGGATGGTGGCGTCGTAGGACTTCTCACTGAGCGTGAGGTGTCCGAGCAGGCGCGTGGCCCGCCCGACGCCGAGCACCAGCACACCGGTGGCCATCGGGTCCAGCGTGCCGGCGTGGCCGACCTTGCGGGTGCCCAACAGGCGGCGCGTCCGGCCGACGACGTCGTGGGAGGTCATCCCGGCCGGCTTGTCGACCACGACCAGGCCGGGGGTGACCGCCTCAGCCATCCTCGTCGGACACGGCCTCGTCGGACACGGCCTCGTCGTCCTCGCGGGGCTTGCGGTACGGGTCGGCCTCCCCCGCCGGCGCCTTGCCCTCCCGGGCAGCGGCAACGGCGGCGTCGGACTCCTTCGCCCGGGCCAGCACCTCGTCGACGTGACGCGCATTGGCCGGAACACCGTCGTACTCGAAGTCGACCGTGGGGGCGTGCCGCATCCCCAGCTGCCGGCTGACCTCGGAGCGGATCATGCCCCGGGCCGAGGCCAGTGCGGCAGCGGTCGCCTCCTGGTCGGCGTCCTCCCCCAGGACGGTGTAGTACACCGTGGCCTGCTGGGTGTCGCCGGTGAGGCGGACGTCGGTGACCGTGACGAAGCCGAGCCGCGGATCCTTGATCCGCCGCTCCAGCAGCTCCGCCACGATCACCTGGATGCGGTCCGCGACCTTGCGGACCCGCGGACTGGTCATACCCGCGGGATCTCCTTCATCTCGAACGCCTCGACGACGTCGCCCTCCTTGATGTCGCCGTAGTTCCGGATGACCAGACCGCACTCGAAGCCCTCGCGGACCTCGGACACGTCGTCCTTCTCCCGGCGCAGCGACAGCAGGTCGAGGTTGTCGGCCACCACGGCACTGTCGCGGATGAGGCGCACCTTGGCCTTGCGCTTGATCAGGCCACTGGTGACCATGCAACCGGCGATGTTGCCGACCTTGGAGGACTTGAACAGCGCCCGGATCTCCGCCTGACCGAGGGTGACCTCCTCGTAGACCGGCTTGAGCATGCCCTTGAGCGCGGCCTCGATCTCCTCGATCGCCTGGTAGATGACGGAGTAGAACCGGATCTCCACACCCTCGGCGTCGGCCAGCTCGGAGACCTTGCCCTCCGGCCGGACGTTGAAGCCGATGATCGTGGCGTCCGATGCCGCCGCCAGGTCGACGTTGGCCTTGGTGATCGCACCGACGCCGCGGTCGATCACGCGGATCGACACCTCGTCGCCGACCTCGATCTTGCTCAGCGCGTCCTCGAGGGCCTCGACCGAACCGGACACGTCGCCCTTGAGGATGAGGTTGAGCTCTTGGGTCTCGCCCTTCTCGGCGGCCGCCATGAACTCCTCGAGCGTACGACGTGCGCGACGCTTGGCCTGCTGGGCCGCGCGCTCCCGTGCCTCACGCTTCTCCGCGATCTGCCGGGCGACCTTGTCGTCGTCGACCACGATGAAGTTCTGGCCGGCACCCGGCACGGCGGAGAGGCCGAGCACGAGCGCAGGACGGGACGGGTCGGCCTGCTGGATCTGCTGGCCGTGCTCGTCGAGCATCGCCCGGACGCGCCCGTGGGCCGGACCGGCGACGATCGACTCGCCCACCCGGAGCGTGCCGCGCTGCACCAGCACCGTGGCCACCGGACCGCGACCGCGGTCCAGGTGCGCCTCCACCACGAGGCCCTGGGCCTCCTGGGTCGGGTTGGCGAGCAGGTCCAGCGAGGCGTCGGCGGTCAGCACGACCGCCTCCAGCAGCTCGTCGAGGCCCTGGCCCGCCTTGGCCGAGACGTCGACGTACATCGTCTCGCCGCCGTACTCCTCGGGCACGATGCCGTACTCGGACAGCTCGCCACGGACCTTCTGCGGGTCCGCACCGGGCTTGTCGATCTTGTTGACCGCGACCACGATCGGGACGTCGGCCGCCTTGGCGTGGTTGAGCGCCTCGATGGTCTGCGGCATCACGCCGTCGTCGGCGGCCACCACCAGCACGGCGATGTCGGTGGCCTGGGCACCACGGGCACGCATGGCGGTGAACGCCTCGTGACCGGGGGTGTCGATCAGCGTGATGCGCCGGTCCGCGCCCTCGACCTCGGTGTGCACCTGGTAGGCGCCGATGTGCTGGGTGATGCCCCCGGCCTCGGCGTCGACCATGTTGGCGTTGCGCAGAGCGTCGAGGAGCTTGGTCTTGCCGTGGTCGACGTGACCCATGACGGTCACGACCGGCGGCCGGACGACCATGTCCTCCTCGCCGCCCTCGTCGGCGCCGAACTCGATGTCGAAGGACTCCAGCAGTTCCCGGTCCTCGTCCTCGGGCGAGACGACCTGGACCTGGTAGTTCAGCTCTTCGCCGAGCAGCTCGAGGGTCTCGTCACCGACGGACTCGGTGGCGGTCACCATCTCGCCGAGGTGGAAGAGCATCTGCACCAGCGCTGCGGCGTCGACACCGATCTTCTCGGCGAAGTCGGTCAGCGAGGAGCCCCGCGGGATGCGGACCGTCTCGCCGTTGCCCTTGCGGACCCGCACGCCGCCGATCGACGGGGCCTCCATGGCCTCGAACTCCTGGCGACGCGCCCGCTTGGACTTGCGACCACGGCGCGCCGGACCGCCGGGGCGTCCGAACGCACCCTGGGTCTGGCCACGGCCGCCGCGACCGCGGAAGCCGCGCGGGCCACCGGGTCCACCGCGACCCGGAGGGCCACCGGGACCGCCCGGTCCGCCGCCGGGGCCACCGCGACCGGGACCACGGCCACGGCCCGGACCCGGCTTGCCGCCGGGACCGGAGCCGAAGGCCGCCGGGGACTTGGGCATCATCGCCGGGTTGGGACGCGGCATGCTGCCCGGACGGCCGCCCTGGCCGCCCTCGGGACGCGGACCGCGACGCTCGCCGCCGGCTCCGCCCGCGGGGGCACCACCGTCGCGGCGCGGGGCCGGGCGACGGCCCATGCCCTGACTGGACGCGAACGGGTTGTTGCCCGGACGCGGCGTGCCCTTGGGCTTGCCGACCGGACGGGGAGCGGGCGCCTTGGGCTTGGGGCCCGGGGTGGGGCCGGGCTTCGGGGGCTCCTCGCCCTTGGGCTCGGCCGGCGGGCCGGGCTTCGGGCCCGGCTTGGGCGCCGGCGGAGCCGCCGGCTCCTCGGCAGCAGGGGTCTCCGGGATCTCCTCGGCGGTGGCCTCGGTCGCCTCGGGGGCGTCGGGGGCGTCGTCGGGCGCCGGCTCGGCGGTCTTCTTCGCCGCGGCCTTCTTGGCCGGCGCCTTCTTCGCGGCGGCCTTCTTGGCGGGAGCCTTCTTCGCCGCGGCCTTCTTGGCCGGCTTCTCGGCGGCCGGCTCGGCGGACTGCTCCGTCTTCAGCTTCTCGCCGTACTCCTTGCGGAACCGCATCTCTGCGGGAAGCTCGACGGTCGAGCTCGCCGACTTGACGAACTCCCCCATCTCCTTGAACTTCTCGAGAACGAACTTGCTCTCGACTCCGAACTCCTTGGCGAGTTCATGGACTCGGGTCTTGGCCACTTCTCTCCTTATGGCCGCAAGTCCCGGTCCAGGGGGTGCTTACGACCTCACGTAGGGGGTGAACACGCTCATCGCGAGATACTCATCGAGTGCTCATGAGCTGCTGCTCCGGTTCTGTGTCGGTCGGTCACTGCTGTGATGGTCGGGCACGGGTCGGGCTGCGAGGTGCTCCCCCACCGGTGCGCTGGAGGACCCACCGGCGAGCCTGAGGGCTCGGGGGAAGGCCTTCCGCCGCACCGCGAGGTCGTAACACTCGGTCGTGGGATGCAGGTGCGCCCCACGTCCGGGTGCGGTGCCCGACGGGTCCGGGAGGACGACTGCTCCGCCGTCCTCGGCCGGTTCCGCGGTCACCCGCAACAACTCGTGCTTGGCTGCACGCGTCCGACAACCGAGGCAGGTCCGGACGGGTCCGGACCGGACAGGTTCGCTTCGACGTGCCACCGACCGACAACTCTACCGGCTCCCCCACGGCATGCCGAACCGGCACCCCCGACCCGGCGCCCCGCGCGGGCGCCGCCGGGTCAGTTCTGGGGCGACTCGCCCAGCGTGATGGAGGCGTCCTGCTGCGCGCCGCCGGGCCCGGTCCACGTGAGGGTCGTGGTGTCGCCCGGCTCGAGTCCGCGCAGGATCTCCTGCAGTCGGGCGAAGTCGGTCACGTCCTGACCGTCGAGGCCGGTGATGGTCGAGCCGGGCTCGAGCCCGGCCTCCGCTGCGGCACCGTCCTCCTGCACACCCTGCACCCGGACCTGGCCGTTGCCGGCCACGCTGATGCCGAGGTAGGCACCGGGGCCGATCTGCACCGAGCCCGACTCGTCGTCGGCCCGGATCTGGTCCACGATGTCCAGTGCGTCCTCGATCGGCACCGCGTAGCTCTGCGCGGCCCCACGGCCGGCCGAGGCCGCCGTGGTGATGCCGACGACCTCGTCCTCGTCGTCGATCAGCACGCCTCCGGAGAAGCCCTGTACGACGCGGGCGTCGGTCTGGATCAGTCCGCTCAGCGGCGAGGTCGCGCCGGTGGCGGGGTTGGTGGTCTCGATGTCCTGCCCGAGTCCGACCACCGCGCCGTCGGAGGCGGACAGGAAGCCCTGGCCCGAGGCGTTGCCGACCGCCGTCACGTCGTCGCCGACGGCCGGGTCGCCGTCGTCGTCGAGCGTGACCTCGGTCAGGTCGTCGGCGTCCTCCAGCTGGAGCAGCGCCACGTCGGCCTCGGCGTCGTGGCCCACGACCGAGGCGGTCCAGGAGTCGCCCGTGGCGGCGTCGGTGGCCCGGACCTCGTTGCTGCCCGAGACGACGTGGTAGTTCGTCACGACGAGTCCGGAGTCGTCCACGACCCACCCGGTGCCGGCCCCGCGGCTGCCGTTGGCCGCGACGTCGATCAGCATCACGCCCGTCGACTCCTCCTCGGTCGCGTCCTCGAAGGAGGAGGAGTTGGTCGTCCCGGGGAGGTCCGGGGACTGGCCCTGTCCCCACTCGGGGGTGATGCCCCGGGGCCCGTCCTGACCGTCGGCGCCCTCGACGAGCTCATCGCCGGCCGAGGTCGAGGTCAGCGTGTGGTCCGCGACGACCCACGCCACCGGGGCGGCGAGTGCGGCGCCGAGGACTGCCCCCGTGGCGGCCGCCGCGATCCCGATCAGCACCGGACCGCGCCGTCGCGCGGGCGCCGGCGCCGCGGGTGGCGGCGGGGGCGGGTACGACGAGGAGTACTGCGGGCGGGGTGCCTCGGGAGTGGTCATGCTCCGACTCCATCGCACCAGCCTTGTGATGGGCCCAGATCTTGCTGAGCATCGGCTGTGAACCAGCCGATCAGCGCAACTGCCGCCTCACGCCTCCTCGTCGGAGTGGATGTCGATGCGCCACCCGGTGAGGCGCGCGGCGAGGCGGGCGTTCTGCCCCTCCTTGCCGATGGCCAGGGAGAGCTGGAAGTCGGGGACGACCACGCGCGCCGACTTGGCCGCTTCGTCCACGACGCTGACCTCGCTCACCCGCGCGGGCGAGAGCGCGTTGGAGACCAGCTCGCGGGGGTCCTCGGACCAGTCGACGATGTCGATCTTCTCCCCGCCCAGCTCGGACATCACGTTGCGCACGCGCTGTCCCATCGGGCCGATGCAGGCACCCTTGGGGTTGACCCCGGCAGCGGTCGACCGCACCGCGATCTTGGTCCGGTGGCCCGCCTCGCGCGCGATGGCGGCGATCTCGACGGTCCCGTCGGCGATCTCGGGCACCTCCAGCGCGAAGAGCTTCTGCACCAGGTGCGGGTGGGAGCGTGACAGTGTCACCTGCGGACCGCGCATGCCCTTGCGGACCGACACCACCAGGCACTTGATGCGGGTGCCGTGGCTGTAGTCCTCGTCCGGGACCCGCTCGCTCAGCGGCAGCAGCGCCTCCATGCGCCCCAGGTCGACCAGGACGTCGTCGGGGTTGCGCCCCTGCTGGATGATGCCGGAGACGATGTCGCCCTCCTTGCCGGAGAACTCGCCGAAGCGCACCTCGTCCTCGGCGTCTCGGAGGCGCTGCATCATGATCTGCTTCGCGGTGGTGGCAGCGATCCGGCCGAACCCCTCCGGGGTGTCGTCGTACTCGCCGATCTCCTCGCCCTCGGCGTCGCGCTCGGGGGCGAGCACGCGCACGTGGCCGCTCTTGCGGTCCAGCTCGACGCGGGCGTCGGGACGCGCGCCGGGGCTCTTCTGGTACGCCGTGAGGAGCGCTTGCTCGATGGCCTCGACGAGGACCTCGAACTTGATCTCCTTCTCCTGCTCCATCATCCGCAGGATCCGCATGTCGATGTCCATCAGGCCTGGCCCTTCCGATTGAATTCGATCTGCACGAACGCCTTGGCCACCTCGGCGTAGGCGATCTCCCGCTCGGTGCCGTCGACGTCGAGACGCACCCGCTCCCCGTCGGAGGACACGATGCGGCCCTCGACGACGTCCCCCTGCTGCAACGTCACCTTGACCAGACGGCCGCGGCTGCGGCGCCAGTGGCGGGGCTGCGTCAGGGGGCGGTCGACCCCGCGGGAGGTCACCTCGAGGGTGTAGGGCTGCTCGCCCATGACGTCGGAACCGTCGATCACCTGCTCGACGGCCTTGGTCGCCGCCGCGACGTCGTCGAGCGTGACACCGCCGTCGGCGTCGACGGCCACGCGCAGGATCCGGCGCTTGCCGGCCGGGGTCAACTCGACGGCCTCGACATCCATGTCCAGCTCCGAGAGCGGGTCGGTCAGGGCCGCGGTGATCTCCTCGATCTGCGCCGCGGCCCGGTTGCCCGGTCGCTGGTTCGAACTCATCGCTGCGGCTCCCATGTCCTGTTGTCGCGGTGCAGTGTCGTCCGTTCATCGTGCTGCGCACGCGGTGCGTCCCACGATAGCCCGTGGACCACGGCGGCCGGTTCCGGCTCGCGGGGGCGATAGGGTCCCCTGCGTGTCAGGAGGCAGGCTCCCCGTCGGTCGGCGACCGGTCGTCGTCGCTGCAGCAGCGCTCGTCGCCGGCTGCGACGTCGTCGAGGGCTCCGCACCCGCACCGGCGCCACGCCGCGAGCAGGCCGAGCCGGCCACCGGGGACGAGGCGCTCATCGCCGCGGTCACCGACGCCCTGGCGCGGACCCTCGCGCTCGCCGAGCGGGTCGCGAGCCTGCCCGGCCTCGCGGGGCTGGCGGCGCCGTACGTCGCCCTGCACCGCGGCCACGGGCAGCTGCTGGGCGGCCTGCCGGACGTCGACCCGTCCCGGGTGCGCCGGCAGCGGGCCCGTCAGGCGCTCCGGGACGGCGAGCGTGACCTGCAGCAGCGGCTCGCCCAGGCCGCCGGCACCGCCCAGAGCGGCGCACTCGCCCAGGCACTGGCCGCGATGGCCGCCGCCGTGGCCCAACAGCGCAAGGCGGACCGATGAGTGCCGTCGCGCTGCAGGAAGCGTTGGCCGCCGAGCACGCCGCGATCTTCCTGCACAGCGCCCTCGGGGCCCGGACCTCGCGCTCGGACGCTCCCGACCTGGCCGAGGCGCTCACCGCCGCCTACCGCGTGCACCTGCAGCGACGGTCGCGCCTGATCGCCCGGCTCGACCAGCTCGGCGCGGACCCGATCGCCGCCGAGCCCGGCTACCGGATCCCGGCCGACCTCAACGGCACCGGCGCCGTACGCCGCCGCGCGCTGCGGGTCGAGCGCGACTGCGCGGCGACGTATGCACACCTGGTGGCGACGACCACCGGCACCGACCGGGACCTGGGCATCTCGTGGCTGGTCGACGCCGCCACACGGGAGCTGGACTTCGGCGGCAAGCCACGACGGCTGCCCGGCCTGTGACGCCCCGGCCCCGTGACGACGTGGGCGGACTCAGGTCCAGTCGCGCACCACGGCGTGGAGGTCGGCCAGTCGGTCGATGACGGCGTCGGGCTCGCCCTCGGTGTGCCCGATCTGGGAGGCGGGGATGCTGCTGTGCGGCACGTGGACCGCGCGCATCCCGGCCTGCTGTGCTCCCCACACGTCGTCGTAGAGCCGGTCCCCGACGTACACGCACCGGGTCGCGTCCGTCGCGCCCGCGGCCTCCATCGCGGCCTCGAACGCCCGCGGTGACGGCTTCGTCCACGGCACCTCGCTGGTGTAGACGTCGCCGTCGATCAGGTCCAGCACACCGTCGCGGGCGAAGAAGTCACGGTGCCAGGCACGCGGCCAGATGGTGTTGGAGAGGACACCGACACGGATGCCGTCGCCGCGCAGCGACTCCCACAGGGGTCGCACGTCCGGGTCGGTGAGGGTGTGTGGCTCCCAGAACTCGTAATAGGCACTGAGCAGGGCGGGATCGTGGTCCAGGCCGGCCGCGTCGAAGAGGTCGTCGATGCGGGCGCTGCGCTGCTCGTCACGGCTGCGGCGCCAGACCTCGGCACCGGCCTCGTGCAGCCGGGCCGCCCACGCGTGGTGGTCATCGGCCCCGGTCGGGGTGGCCGCCACCGCGTGCGCCAACGCCAGTGACTCGGCGTGGAAGTCGATGTCGTGCCAGCGGGTGAGGGTGCCGCCCCAGTCGAAGATGACCGCGTCGATGCCGGTGCTCGCCATGCGGGCCAACCTAACGCCCGCGCCAGTCGGCCGCCGAGACGTGGAAGAGCCGGCTCGGGCCGCCGTACCAGGGGTCGTCGTCGATGACGCCGCGGTCCGCGAGTCCGAGGCGACGCGCGACCGCGACCGACGGCGCGTTGTCGGCGTACATGTCGCACCACACCTCACCGAGCTCACCGCCGCCCAGCACGCGGTCGAGCAGCGCCGTCGCGGCCTCGGTCACGTAGCCGTGGCCGGTGCAGTCGGGGTGCAGGTGCCACCCGACCTCGTGCTCCCCCACGTGGCCGCCCTCGATCCGCTCGAGCCGACTGACGGCGACCGACCCGGCCACCGTGCCGTCGCGCGGCCCGCCGTCGTGGACCTCGATCGCGAGCGTCCTCGCCGGGTGCGGCTTGTCCCGGGACCGGTCGATCCAGGCCCGCGCCGCGTCGAGGTCGGCCATCGGCACGAACGGCGGGTTGGACAGCCAGCGGATCACCTCCATCCGCGAATGGATGTCGAGGACCCGCGGCGCGTCGGCGTGGACGTAGGGCCGCAGCAGCAGTCGCTCGGTCCGGATCGTCGCCGGCACGCTCACCAGCAGATCACCCGCGGACCACGTCCATGACGTGGGCGGCCGCCTCGGCGACGGGCACCTCGGTGCGCTCACCGCTCGCCCGGTCCTTCACCTCGATCGTGCCCTGCGCCAGGCCCTTGCCGACCACGACGATCGTCGGCACGCCGATCAGCTCGGCGTCCTTGAACTTCACGCCCGGGCTCACCTTCGGCCGGTCGTCGAGGAGCACCTCGATGCCGTCGGCCGCCAACTCCTCGGCCAGCTCCTCGGCCGCGTCGAAGACCGCCTGGTCCTTGCCGGTGGCGACCAGGTGCACGTCGTACGGCGCCACGTTGCGCGGCCAGCACAGCCCGATCTCGTCGAGGGTGTTCTCGGCGATCGCGGCGACGGCGCGGGTCACGCCGATGCCGTAGGAACCCATGGTGACGGTGACGAGCTTGCCGTTCTCGTCCAGCACCTGCAGGTCCAGGGCGTCGGCGTACTTGCGGCCGAGCTGGAAGATGTGGCCCATCTCGATGCCGCGTGCGGACTCGAGCGCGCCGTTGCAGCGGGGGCAGGCGTCCCCGTCACGCACGTCGGCGGCCTCGATGGTGCCGTCGGGGGTGAAGTCACGACCCGCGACGAGGTCCAGGACGTGGCTGCCGGCGACGTCGGCGCCGGTCACCCAGCGGGTGCCGGACACGACACGGGGGTCGACCAGGTAGCGGATGCCGCTGGCGGACTCCTCGCCGAGCACGCCCGGCCCGATGTAGCCCTTGACGAGCGCGGGGTGCTCCCGCAGCTGCTCGTCGGTCATCGGCTCGACCTCGATCGGCTCCAGCTGCCCCTCGAGGCGCTTGAGGTCGACGTCGCGGTCGCCGGGGACACCGATGGCCAGCGGCTCACGGGTGCCGTCGGGGTGGTGCAGCACCACCAGCACGTTCTTGAGGGTGTCCGCGGCGCCCCACGGCCGGTCCCCGCGCGGGAACGCCTCGTTGAGGTGGTCCACCAGGGTGGCGATGGTCGGGGTGTCGGGGGTCTGCTCGGCATGCGCGGCGGGCGCGTCGTCGTGGGGCACCGCGGGCGGCGTGGGGACCTCGACGGCCTCGACGTTGGCGGCGTAGTCGCAGCTGGTGCAGCGCACATAGGTGTCCTCGCCGACCTCGGCACGGGCGAGGAACTCCTCCGACCGCGAGCCCCCCATGGCGCCGGAGGTCGCCTTGACCACGACGTAGTCGAAGCCGAGCCGGTCGAAGATCCGCACGTAGGCGTCGCGGTGCCGCTGGTAGGACGCGTCCAGTCCGGCGTCGTCGACGTCGAAGGAGTAGGAGTCCTTCATCGTGAACTCGCGGCCCCGCAGCAGGCCCGCCCGCGGACGCGCCTCGTCGCGGTACTTCGTCTGCACCTGGTAGAGCGCGAGCGGCAGGTCCTTGTAGGAGGAGAACAGGTCCTTGACCAGGAGCGTGAACATCTCCTCGTGGGTCGGGCCGAGGAGGTAGTCGGCCTCCTTGCGGTCC comes from Nocardioides panacisoli and encodes:
- a CDS encoding bifunctional riboflavin kinase/FAD synthetase — translated: MRVWRDLAEVPADLGRTVVTIGNFDGLHRGHRHVVGRAREAAHRVGVDTVVAVTFDPHPIAVLRPDHAPSMLTTITERARLLAGAGVDDVLVIPFSREIAAWSPQEFIERILVGALHARAVVVGANFRFGHRAAGDAATLAEAGEEHDFAVDAVALDGGPQVWSSTYVRTCLAEGDVSGAAEALGRPFAVTGVVVRGDQRGRDLGYPTANVPVSPGVAVPADGVYAGWLRRADGGEELPAAISVGTNPTFAGERARSVEAYVLDRDDLDLYGVEVVVSFVERIRGMVRFDGVAELVEAMAGDVETARELLS
- the truB gene encoding tRNA pseudouridine(55) synthase TruB; the protein is MAEAVTPGLVVVDKPAGMTSHDVVGRTRRLLGTRKVGHAGTLDPMATGVLVLGVGRATRLLGHLTLSEKSYDATIRLGARTTTDDAEGDVVTATSAEAVTDERVRAVLADFVGDLDQVPSAVSAIKVDGRRAYDRVRAGEDVTLDARPVTVHELTVASVTPPGEVVDVEISLRCSSGTYVRAIARDLGAALGVGGHLTALRRTTVGPFTLAAASDLEEPVVTPIATAARTAFPAVDLDVAQATDVRFGRKLDLDLPELSALFAPDGEFLALYRPDGGRARAVAVFAS
- the rbfA gene encoding 30S ribosome-binding factor RbfA, with the translated sequence MTSPRVRKVADRIQVIVAELLERRIKDPRLGFVTVTDVRLTGDTQQATVYYTVLGEDADQEATAAALASARGMIRSEVSRQLGMRHAPTVDFEYDGVPANARHVDEVLARAKESDAAVAAAREGKAPAGEADPYRKPREDDEAVSDEAVSDEDG
- the infB gene encoding translation initiation factor IF-2; protein product: MAKTRVHELAKEFGVESKFVLEKFKEMGEFVKSASSTVELPAEMRFRKEYGEKLKTEQSAEPAAEKPAKKAAAKKAPAKKAAAKKAPAKKAAAKKTAEPAPDDAPDAPEATEATAEEIPETPAAEEPAAPPAPKPGPKPGPPAEPKGEEPPKPGPTPGPKPKAPAPRPVGKPKGTPRPGNNPFASSQGMGRRPAPRRDGGAPAGGAGGERRGPRPEGGQGGRPGSMPRPNPAMMPKSPAAFGSGPGGKPGPGRGRGPGRGGPGGGPGGPGGPPGRGGPGGPRGFRGRGGRGQTQGAFGRPGGPARRGRKSKRARRQEFEAMEAPSIGGVRVRKGNGETVRIPRGSSLTDFAEKIGVDAAALVQMLFHLGEMVTATESVGDETLELLGEELNYQVQVVSPEDEDRELLESFDIEFGADEGGEEDMVVRPPVVTVMGHVDHGKTKLLDALRNANMVDAEAGGITQHIGAYQVHTEVEGADRRITLIDTPGHEAFTAMRARGAQATDIAVLVVAADDGVMPQTIEALNHAKAADVPIVVAVNKIDKPGADPQKVRGELSEYGIVPEEYGGETMYVDVSAKAGQGLDELLEAVVLTADASLDLLANPTQEAQGLVVEAHLDRGRGPVATVLVQRGTLRVGESIVAGPAHGRVRAMLDEHGQQIQQADPSRPALVLGLSAVPGAGQNFIVVDDDKVARQIAEKREARERAAQQAKRRARRTLEEFMAAAEKGETQELNLILKGDVSGSVEALEDALSKIEVGDEVSIRVIDRGVGAITKANVDLAAASDATIIGFNVRPEGKVSELADAEGVEIRFYSVIYQAIEEIEAALKGMLKPVYEEVTLGQAEIRALFKSSKVGNIAGCMVTSGLIKRKAKVRLIRDSAVVADNLDLLSLRREKDDVSEVREGFECGLVIRNYGDIKEGDVVEAFEMKEIPRV
- a CDS encoding YlxR family protein; the protein is MARRSEPVRSGPVRTCLGCRTRAAKHELLRVTAEPAEDGGAVVLPDPSGTAPGRGAHLHPTTECYDLAVRRKAFPRALRLAGGSSSAPVGEHLAARPVPDHHSSDRPTQNRSSSS
- a CDS encoding S1C family serine protease gives rise to the protein MTTPEAPRPQYSSSYPPPPPPAAPAPARRRGPVLIGIAAAATGAVLGAALAAPVAWVVADHTLTSTSAGDELVEGADGQDGPRGITPEWGQGQSPDLPGTTNSSSFEDATEEESTGVMLIDVAANGSRGAGTGWVVDDSGLVVTNYHVVSGSNEVRATDAATGDSWTASVVGHDAEADVALLQLEDADDLTEVTLDDDGDPAVGDDVTAVGNASGQGFLSASDGAVVGLGQDIETTNPATGATSPLSGLIQTDARVVQGFSGGVLIDDEDEVVGITTAASAGRGAAQSYAVPIEDALDIVDQIRADDESGSVQIGPGAYLGISVAGNGQVRVQGVQEDGAAAEAGLEPGSTITGLDGQDVTDFARLQEILRGLEPGDTTTLTWTGPGGAQQDASITLGESPQN
- the nusA gene encoding transcription termination factor NusA → MDIDMRILRMMEQEKEIKFEVLVEAIEQALLTAYQKSPGARPDARVELDRKSGHVRVLAPERDAEGEEIGEYDDTPEGFGRIAATTAKQIMMQRLRDAEDEVRFGEFSGKEGDIVSGIIQQGRNPDDVLVDLGRMEALLPLSERVPDEDYSHGTRIKCLVVSVRKGMRGPQVTLSRSHPHLVQKLFALEVPEIADGTVEIAAIAREAGHRTKIAVRSTAAGVNPKGACIGPMGQRVRNVMSELGGEKIDIVDWSEDPRELVSNALSPARVSEVSVVDEAAKSARVVVPDFQLSLAIGKEGQNARLAARLTGWRIDIHSDEEA
- the rimP gene encoding ribosome maturation factor RimP; translation: MSSNQRPGNRAAAQIEEITAALTDPLSELDMDVEAVELTPAGKRRILRVAVDADGGVTLDDVAAATKAVEQVIDGSDVMGEQPYTLEVTSRGVDRPLTQPRHWRRSRGRLVKVTLQQGDVVEGRIVSSDGERVRLDVDGTEREIAYAEVAKAFVQIEFNRKGQA
- a CDS encoding DUF4439 domain-containing protein is translated as MSAVALQEALAAEHAAIFLHSALGARTSRSDAPDLAEALTAAYRVHLQRRSRLIARLDQLGADPIAAEPGYRIPADLNGTGAVRRRALRVERDCAATYAHLVATTTGTDRDLGISWLVDAATRELDFGGKPRRLPGL
- a CDS encoding HAD family hydrolase: MASTGIDAVIFDWGGTLTRWHDIDFHAESLALAHAVAATPTGADDHHAWAARLHEAGAEVWRRSRDEQRSARIDDLFDAAGLDHDPALLSAYYEFWEPHTLTDPDVRPLWESLRGDGIRVGVLSNTIWPRAWHRDFFARDGVLDLIDGDVYTSEVPWTKPSPRAFEAAMEAAGATDATRCVYVGDRLYDDVWGAQQAGMRAVHVPHSSIPASQIGHTEGEPDAVIDRLADLHAVVRDWT
- a CDS encoding GNAT family N-acetyltransferase, translated to MSVPATIRTERLLLRPYVHADAPRVLDIHSRMEVIRWLSNPPFVPMADLDAARAWIDRSRDKPHPARTLAIEVHDGGPRDGTVAGSVAVSRLERIEGGHVGEHEVGWHLHPDCTGHGYVTEAATALLDRVLGGGELGEVWCDMYADNAPSVAVARRLGLADRGVIDDDPWYGGPSRLFHVSAADWRGR